Proteins encoded in a region of the Pseudothermotoga elfii DSM 9442 = NBRC 107921 genome:
- a CDS encoding nucleoside kinase, producing the protein MIKLYFLETNEELIVPEGTKLIDYVSKFSKYHQTAIVAAKIDNSIVELNKKLDRGGNVSFIDLTTLDGLRIYQRGVLFLLHMVLKEMYQDYQLWVLHSVGNALYCELRKNGYRKEFSEEEIVKIKSKMSELVKMDITFEKHEFYKEDAFKIFTEQGDADRIRLFKFRKKKTIKLYKCLNHYDYYYGYMPPSTGYLTHFDLQKDGEGFLVVLPDRANPENISSPKKLPKLSSVFLEYARWLDVIGINTVADLNELIARGEREVVDLMILNEALHEKRIAQIAEQFSESMARLILIAGPSSSGKTTFAKRLLVQLKVFGYKPVTVSLDDYFVDREKTPKDENGNPDFESIEAIDLDLFNQHLVQLLDGKEVELPKFDFKIGKRIPSGKKVKVDKNQPIVVEGIHGLNEKLTSLIDRSYKFKIYVSALTQLNLDAHNRITTTDTRLLRRIVRDYKFRGHSALETIMMWPSVRRGEEKYIFPFQEEADTMFNSAIVYELAVLKTFAEQLLVQISQNASEYTEALRLTKLLDYFLPITNIEDIPRTSILREFIGRSAFKY; encoded by the coding sequence TTGATAAAACTCTACTTTTTAGAAACAAATGAAGAGCTTATCGTCCCTGAGGGCACAAAGCTAATTGATTACGTCTCAAAATTCAGCAAATATCATCAGACAGCCATTGTAGCAGCAAAAATTGATAATTCTATAGTGGAACTCAACAAAAAACTGGATCGCGGTGGTAATGTTTCTTTTATAGATCTTACCACCCTGGATGGTTTGAGAATCTACCAGCGCGGTGTGCTGTTTCTTCTTCACATGGTTTTGAAAGAAATGTATCAGGATTATCAGCTGTGGGTACTACATTCTGTTGGTAATGCCCTGTACTGCGAGTTAAGAAAAAACGGGTACAGAAAAGAGTTTTCAGAAGAAGAAATAGTCAAAATCAAGAGCAAAATGAGTGAACTGGTAAAAATGGATATAACTTTCGAAAAACACGAGTTTTACAAAGAAGATGCCTTCAAAATTTTTACAGAGCAAGGTGACGCAGACAGAATAAGATTGTTCAAATTCAGAAAAAAGAAGACGATAAAGCTTTATAAATGTCTCAACCATTATGATTATTACTATGGTTATATGCCTCCCAGTACGGGTTATTTAACTCACTTCGATCTTCAGAAAGATGGCGAGGGGTTTCTCGTCGTTTTGCCAGACAGGGCAAATCCTGAAAATATAAGCTCACCAAAGAAATTGCCAAAATTGTCCTCTGTTTTTCTTGAATACGCACGCTGGCTTGATGTAATAGGTATTAACACTGTCGCGGATTTAAATGAACTGATAGCCAGGGGTGAGAGAGAAGTAGTTGATTTGATGATACTCAATGAAGCCCTTCACGAGAAAAGAATAGCCCAAATAGCTGAACAGTTTTCTGAAAGCATGGCTCGTTTGATTCTCATAGCGGGCCCTTCATCATCTGGAAAAACAACCTTTGCCAAACGCTTACTGGTCCAGCTTAAAGTATTTGGTTACAAGCCAGTAACAGTATCTCTTGACGATTACTTCGTCGATAGAGAAAAAACTCCTAAGGATGAAAATGGTAATCCGGACTTTGAATCAATTGAAGCCATAGATCTGGATCTTTTTAACCAACATCTGGTTCAATTGCTTGACGGGAAAGAAGTGGAATTACCAAAATTCGATTTCAAAATCGGAAAAAGAATACCTTCTGGTAAAAAAGTTAAGGTTGATAAAAACCAACCAATAGTTGTTGAAGGTATACATGGATTGAATGAAAAGTTAACCTCTTTGATTGATAGATCATATAAATTTAAAATCTATGTGAGTGCTTTAACTCAACTCAACCTTGACGCACACAACAGAATCACGACAACAGATACAAGATTGCTCAGAAGAATAGTCCGAGATTACAAATTTCGTGGCCATTCGGCACTCGAAACAATTATGATGTGGCCAAGTGTCAGACGCGGAGAAGAGAAATACATTTTTCCATTTCAGGAAGAAGCAGATACAATGTTCAATTCTGCTATTGTTTACGAATTAGCGGTACTCAAGACCTTTGCCGAGCAATTGCTTGTTCAGATATCTCAGAATGCCTCGGAGTACACAGAAGCTCTGAGACTCACAAAGCTTCTGGATTATTTTCTACCAATTACGAATATAGAAGATATACCAAGAACGTCGATTCTCAGGGAATTTATAGGAAGGAGTGCCTTTAAATATTGA
- a CDS encoding peptidyl-prolyl cis-trans isomerase, whose protein sequence is MREWFKKWQKVIVWIIAVSFVAGIAWWSVASYLSGRQESSKISLDQAIGYLTIAGSPIEDSDTWVLPSELDSEYGNLLSNYGISQLDPIFQEPSQKASLLEDLLKNKVILHYAKQNKLTASNKEIEAKLNEYRQQIEKDQSLVQYIKQRYGSVNVYLNAVLKPTLEKSLTQQKVVASVANVDSEEMKKYFEENIDQLRKKYDKVDAKLVSFTDESSANKFINILLEKGFDGAASEMGLSVQDIPNLTRGIFDEKFEKDIFSGATNTTVGPIPLGSSWYVLEVQSATVLTDFENFALSDTYESEKNSLQSQKMQQWYENYTSEKNIELVIADEVYSTWRKVSSVSTPTEYESLREELKEKIFQDNSISPQAPDTLKSAYVVLLEKIEESLDQSDDQSSEKLKQIMAEKEMLIKDLYEQYPTSLEVASRMYQLDQNNLQVKYNYLSLLYSEIKPYLYPEYIQYLLQSLIEIESGFSSIALDTNASTEMRASSYYNLYDLSKSLEDATSAKFYLEQLRRIDPNYIDFDAALSELE, encoded by the coding sequence ATGAGAGAATGGTTTAAGAAATGGCAGAAGGTTATCGTCTGGATCATAGCTGTATCTTTTGTTGCCGGCATAGCCTGGTGGTCAGTGGCAAGTTACCTATCGGGAAGGCAGGAAAGTAGCAAGATTTCCTTAGACCAGGCAATAGGTTATTTAACTATCGCTGGATCACCTATTGAGGATTCAGATACATGGGTATTGCCTTCTGAACTTGATTCAGAATACGGAAATCTTTTAAGCAATTACGGGATCAGTCAGTTAGATCCCATCTTTCAGGAACCATCACAGAAGGCATCTTTGCTCGAAGATTTGCTTAAAAACAAGGTTATTCTTCACTATGCAAAACAGAATAAGCTAACAGCGTCAAATAAAGAGATAGAAGCAAAATTAAATGAGTACAGGCAGCAGATTGAAAAAGATCAGTCACTGGTCCAGTATATAAAACAGCGTTATGGAAGTGTTAATGTATATCTAAATGCCGTACTGAAACCAACTCTGGAGAAATCTTTAACCCAGCAGAAAGTTGTGGCTTCAGTAGCAAATGTTGATAGTGAAGAAATGAAAAAGTATTTTGAGGAGAATATAGATCAATTACGAAAAAAATATGACAAAGTTGATGCAAAATTAGTTTCATTCACTGATGAAAGCAGTGCAAACAAGTTCATAAACATTCTTCTTGAAAAAGGATTTGATGGGGCAGCGAGTGAAATGGGCTTATCTGTGCAGGATATACCCAATCTCACCCGCGGAATCTTTGATGAAAAATTCGAAAAAGATATCTTTTCAGGGGCTACAAATACAACCGTTGGTCCTATACCGCTTGGTAGTTCGTGGTATGTACTTGAAGTTCAAAGCGCGACTGTTTTAACTGATTTTGAAAACTTTGCACTTTCGGACACATATGAATCAGAAAAAAATTCTCTCCAATCTCAGAAAATGCAGCAATGGTACGAAAATTACACCAGCGAAAAAAATATAGAACTCGTCATCGCAGATGAAGTGTACAGTACATGGAGAAAAGTCAGCTCGGTATCCACGCCAACAGAATATGAATCTCTCAGGGAAGAATTAAAAGAAAAGATTTTCCAGGACAATTCAATCTCGCCTCAAGCTCCTGATACGCTTAAAAGTGCTTATGTGGTTTTGTTAGAAAAAATTGAAGAATCCTTAGATCAGAGTGATGATCAAAGTAGCGAAAAACTTAAGCAGATTATGGCGGAAAAAGAAATGCTAATCAAAGACTTGTATGAACAATATCCAACATCACTTGAAGTGGCAAGCCGTATGTATCAATTAGATCAGAATAATCTACAGGTGAAATACAATTATCTATCTCTTCTCTATTCAGAGATTAAACCATATTTGTATCCCGAATATATTCAGTACTTGCTGCAAAGTTTAATTGAGATCGAATCTGGTTTTTCAAGTATTGCACTGGATACAAATGCTTCTACTGAAATGCGGGCGAGCTCTTATTACAATCTTTACGACTTGAGCAAATCTCTGGAAGATGCAACAAGCGCAAAATTCTATCTTGAGCAGTTGAGAAGAATAGATCCAAATTACATTGACTTCGACGCTGCATTAAGTGAACTTGAATAA
- the lysS gene encoding lysine--tRNA ligase, translating to MIKDILSQRAKEVEELRKLGVNPYPYKFEKTHTTKTIQEKFQALQPGEVLQDEEISTAGRVMTVRLHGKSCFFTIKDFYGRIQAYIRQNEISEEKYNLFKKYIAPGDIIGITGFPFKSRTGELTVYVKNFQLLSKSRRPLPEKWHGLKDKEVAYRQRYVDMIANDSTLERFRIRYEAIRFIRDFLNRLDFVEVETPVLNFIPGGGAAKPFITRLEALDCEMYLRIAPELHLKRYIVGGFEKVYEIGKNFRNEGISYKHSPEFTSIEIYQAYADYNDMMELTESLISELVLHLYGSYKLTYQGVELDFKPPWKRIKMREFIKSRLDVDILEDNDEKLYYVLKERGVEPDTKSREKMIEKLWDLVEEEVIQPTFLMDHPVDISPLAKRHRDDPRLTERFEPIIFGMEMGNAFSELNDPDDQLERFKAQLKLRDAGDEEAHRMDLDFIRALEYGLPPTGGLGIGIDRLIMLLTNSPSIRDVIAFPLVSQTEEDDLEGSAVE from the coding sequence GTGATAAAAGATATACTAAGCCAGCGGGCTAAGGAAGTAGAAGAACTCAGAAAACTGGGAGTTAATCCATACCCATACAAATTTGAAAAAACACACACGACGAAAACTATACAGGAAAAATTTCAAGCACTTCAGCCTGGCGAAGTTTTGCAAGATGAGGAGATATCCACTGCAGGACGTGTTATGACAGTTCGTTTACATGGAAAATCCTGCTTTTTCACAATCAAAGATTTCTACGGAAGAATACAAGCATACATAAGACAAAACGAAATTTCAGAGGAAAAATACAACCTTTTCAAAAAATACATTGCACCAGGTGACATTATCGGTATCACAGGTTTTCCATTTAAAAGCAGAACAGGAGAACTAACCGTTTATGTTAAGAATTTCCAGCTTCTTAGTAAATCAAGAAGACCATTACCAGAGAAATGGCACGGCTTAAAAGACAAAGAAGTTGCTTACAGGCAGCGCTACGTTGATATGATAGCTAACGATTCTACCTTAGAGAGGTTTAGAATCCGTTATGAAGCGATAAGATTCATAAGAGATTTTTTAAATCGGCTTGATTTTGTTGAAGTAGAGACACCTGTGTTGAATTTTATACCTGGCGGAGGTGCTGCAAAACCGTTTATTACAAGACTTGAGGCCCTGGATTGCGAAATGTATCTAAGAATTGCCCCCGAATTACATCTCAAAAGGTATATTGTCGGTGGATTTGAAAAAGTCTACGAGATAGGAAAAAATTTCCGGAACGAAGGTATATCGTACAAGCATAGTCCGGAATTCACCTCTATAGAAATTTACCAGGCCTATGCTGATTACAATGACATGATGGAATTGACAGAATCTCTCATTTCTGAACTTGTACTTCACCTTTATGGTTCGTACAAATTAACTTATCAGGGTGTGGAACTTGATTTTAAACCTCCCTGGAAAAGAATTAAAATGAGAGAGTTTATAAAATCGAGATTGGATGTGGATATACTCGAAGATAATGATGAAAAACTATACTACGTGCTCAAAGAGCGGGGCGTCGAGCCGGATACCAAATCTCGAGAAAAAATGATAGAGAAATTGTGGGACCTGGTAGAAGAAGAAGTGATACAGCCAACGTTTTTAATGGATCATCCAGTAGATATATCCCCACTTGCAAAAAGGCACCGTGATGATCCAAGATTGACTGAGAGATTCGAACCGATTATTTTTGGAATGGAGATGGGAAATGCATTCAGTGAGCTGAATGATCCAGATGATCAATTGGAGAGATTCAAAGCCCAATTAAAGCTTAGAGACGCAGGTGATGAGGAAGCCCACAGAATGGATCTCGATTTTATAAGGGCTCTGGAATACGGGTTACCTCCAACAGGTGGCTTGGGAATAGGCATAGACAGGCTGATAATGTTGCTAACAAATTCACCGTCTATAAGAGATGTGATAGCTTTTCCTCTTGTTAGCCAAACCGAAGAGGACGATCTTGAAGGGAGTGCTGTTGAATGA
- the greA gene encoding transcription elongation factor GreA, whose protein sequence is MNKKNVIYLTKEGYEELKQELDSLKQKLMYEISERIKEARELGDLSENTEYDEAKNEQGRIGSRITELEQILNNSEIIENTDSNQISVGSYVIIKNLNTGEERSVRLVNPQEADIFSNKISVDSPVGRALMGRKVGEVVKLKAPAGSVRYEILGISSKSLNQE, encoded by the coding sequence ATGAACAAGAAAAACGTGATTTACCTGACAAAGGAAGGATACGAAGAATTGAAGCAAGAACTTGATTCTTTGAAGCAAAAGTTGATGTATGAAATATCAGAAAGGATAAAGGAAGCAAGAGAGCTTGGAGATCTGTCTGAAAATACAGAATATGATGAAGCCAAAAATGAACAGGGACGTATAGGAAGCAGAATAACGGAATTAGAACAGATTCTCAACAACTCTGAAATAATAGAAAATACAGATTCGAATCAAATATCCGTCGGTTCCTATGTGATTATTAAAAACCTGAACACAGGCGAGGAACGTTCCGTAAGACTTGTCAATCCTCAGGAAGCTGATATCTTTTCCAACAAAATAAGTGTCGATTCTCCTGTGGGAAGAGCACTAATGGGTAGAAAAGTTGGTGAAGTAGTAAAACTCAAAGCACCCGCAGGTTCGGTAAGATATGAAATTCTTGGAATAAGCTCCAAATCACTTAACCAAGAATGA
- the nrdR gene encoding transcriptional regulator NrdR, with product MKCPFCGHPDSRVLDSRPTLDGTAIRRRRECIECGARFTTYERYELLPIIVVKKDGRRETFDRSKLLNGVLKACEKRPISYETLEKLVEEVELALQKQGSTEIPSKLIGELVMSKLRQIDQVAYVRFASVYKDFREIDQFLDIVRELKKDQEVD from the coding sequence ATGAAATGTCCATTTTGTGGTCACCCAGATAGTAGGGTTCTAGATTCAAGACCAACTCTGGATGGCACAGCTATTAGAAGAAGAAGAGAGTGTATTGAGTGTGGCGCTCGTTTCACAACATACGAGCGTTACGAACTTTTGCCTATAATAGTAGTCAAGAAAGATGGAAGGAGAGAGACGTTCGATCGTTCAAAATTGCTCAACGGAGTTTTAAAAGCGTGCGAGAAAAGACCTATTTCTTACGAAACGCTGGAAAAGCTGGTTGAAGAAGTAGAACTTGCTCTTCAAAAACAGGGTAGCACAGAGATCCCATCAAAACTCATAGGGGAGCTGGTTATGTCGAAATTGAGACAAATAGATCAGGTTGCATATGTCAGATTTGCTTCTGTTTACAAAGATTTTAGAGAGATAGATCAATTTCTCGATATTGTCCGGGAATTAAAAAAAGATCAGGAGGTGGATTGA
- the whiA gene encoding DNA-binding protein WhiA, with the protein MSFSEEVKYELCSTEINDKKEAEAELIGFIKGKGVLRLSKKQMNLSIMFPSIKIARRFITVMKILSSGDYEIFVVQNQRLWKQKNVQLDLTVSSFGNNEIYFLNTDIPEWVSIDPELFGVFLRGLYLVCGTVINPVASYHLEINHSDENLLNQISFTLRKKFEIQSKVLQVRNNFKLTIRAASDLIEFLNLIGAIQSATKVEQIVQRRSVISDVNRSMNFLSANADRIGNSTARQLRAIKIIEESIGLDSLNDELRLLAYLRLENEDMSLRELGEMMEPKMTKSMVFTRMKKIISLAEQIEKGKSR; encoded by the coding sequence ATGAGCTTCTCTGAAGAAGTGAAATATGAGCTGTGTTCTACAGAAATTAACGATAAGAAAGAGGCAGAAGCCGAGCTCATAGGTTTTATCAAAGGAAAAGGAGTTTTAAGGTTGTCAAAAAAACAAATGAATCTATCTATTATGTTCCCGAGCATAAAGATTGCGAGGAGATTTATAACTGTTATGAAAATCCTGTCATCTGGTGATTATGAAATCTTTGTTGTTCAAAATCAAAGGTTGTGGAAACAAAAAAACGTTCAATTAGATCTGACGGTTAGTTCATTTGGGAACAATGAAATATATTTTCTGAATACTGATATACCCGAATGGGTCTCAATCGATCCAGAGCTTTTTGGTGTCTTTCTTCGAGGCTTATATTTAGTCTGTGGAACAGTTATAAACCCTGTTGCTTCATACCATCTGGAAATCAATCACTCGGATGAAAACCTACTCAATCAAATATCATTTACCCTGAGAAAAAAATTTGAGATACAATCAAAAGTTCTCCAGGTAAGAAACAATTTCAAACTTACAATCAGAGCAGCGAGTGATTTGATAGAGTTTTTGAACCTTATTGGCGCAATTCAGTCGGCTACAAAGGTCGAACAGATCGTTCAGAGACGTTCTGTGATTTCTGATGTTAATAGAAGTATGAACTTTTTGTCAGCAAACGCTGATAGAATAGGTAATAGTACCGCAAGGCAGCTCAGGGCTATAAAGATAATAGAGGAAAGCATAGGTCTTGATTCACTAAACGATGAGCTGAGATTATTAGCTTATTTAAGACTTGAAAATGAAGATATGAGTTTGCGAGAGCTCGGAGAAATGATGGAGCCAAAGATGACCAAATCAATGGTTTTTACGAGAATGAAGAAAATAATCTCACTCGCCGAACAGATAGAGAAAGGAAAGTCAAGATGA
- a CDS encoding gluconeogenesis factor YvcK family protein, which produces MKVVAVGGGTGLSVLLRGLKNTGVDLTAIVAVTDEGGSSGIIREELEMPPPGDVRNNIIALAKDEDLMSRIFSFRFKTNGTLSNHSVGNIILAALTRMTGSFSIAVKLASQILAIKGKVLPVCEELIRLIAIYEDGSEIIGETEIVRQKRKIISIKLNKRVKALDEVINALSDADAIVFGPGSLYTSVITNLLVDNVADTINSNEKAIKIYVANIMTQPGETAGLSLQDHVKELEKYLRSRVDFIIANNLMPPEKLLNSYARELAEPVLSNGDVDERYIFEPLLTIEFEPNDTRPKARHNPQLLAKVIMKLLERGS; this is translated from the coding sequence ATGAAGGTAGTCGCCGTAGGCGGGGGAACAGGTCTTTCAGTTTTGCTGAGAGGATTGAAAAATACTGGGGTAGATTTAACCGCAATAGTTGCGGTTACTGACGAAGGAGGGAGTTCTGGAATAATCAGAGAAGAACTGGAGATGCCTCCTCCAGGTGATGTAAGGAACAATATCATTGCATTAGCTAAAGACGAGGATTTGATGAGCAGAATTTTCTCTTTCAGGTTCAAGACAAATGGTACACTGTCAAATCACAGTGTTGGGAATATAATATTAGCTGCCCTGACCAGAATGACTGGAAGTTTTAGCATAGCTGTCAAACTTGCATCGCAAATACTTGCTATAAAAGGAAAAGTTCTCCCTGTTTGCGAAGAATTGATCAGATTGATCGCTATATATGAAGATGGTAGCGAGATAATCGGAGAAACTGAGATTGTGAGGCAAAAACGCAAAATAATATCAATTAAACTAAACAAAAGGGTTAAAGCCCTGGATGAGGTTATTAACGCACTATCTGATGCGGATGCAATTGTTTTCGGCCCAGGCAGTCTTTATACAAGCGTGATTACTAATCTTCTTGTGGATAATGTTGCTGACACAATTAACAGCAACGAAAAAGCCATTAAAATATACGTTGCAAACATAATGACTCAACCAGGCGAGACAGCGGGACTGAGCCTGCAAGATCATGTAAAAGAATTAGAGAAATATCTTAGAAGTAGGGTTGATTTTATCATCGCAAATAATTTGATGCCACCTGAAAAGCTTTTGAATTCTTATGCCAGGGAATTAGCAGAACCTGTTTTGTCGAATGGTGATGTGGATGAGCGTTATATATTTGAACCTCTGCTGACGATAGAATTCGAACCCAATGATACCAGACCAAAAGCAAGGCACAATCCACAATTACTTGCAAAAGTAATCATGAAACTTTTGGAAAGGGGAAGCTGA
- the rapZ gene encoding RNase adapter RapZ: MKRILVVSGLSGAGKSTVARVLEDIGFFCIDNLPPALLNDFMVLLSSSSIDKVALVVDIRSAQLGNAVQAIKKLVDNYSNIVTVLFLEASDEELLKRFATTRRRHPLEGQLSLKEAISKEKELLGDMKEMSVVIDTTGLDIHTLREKIGSLLKEEAQFVIRIRSFGFKYGLPADTDFIIDTRFLPNPYYDRKLAQLNGTDQEIVNFFSKYPIVEDFIQYTYKLLHIAATRYKSEGRPFMTVSIGCTGGRHRSVYVAEKLSKILKDRFYVYVEHRDVNK; the protein is encoded by the coding sequence ATGAAGAGAATACTGGTAGTCTCGGGTTTGTCTGGAGCGGGAAAAAGTACAGTAGCGAGAGTTCTTGAAGACATTGGTTTTTTTTGCATAGACAACCTTCCACCAGCTCTTCTGAACGATTTCATGGTGTTGCTCTCAAGTTCATCTATTGACAAAGTGGCACTTGTCGTGGATATCAGGAGCGCTCAGCTGGGTAACGCCGTTCAGGCTATTAAAAAACTTGTAGATAATTACAGTAACATTGTGACCGTGTTATTTCTGGAAGCTTCTGATGAAGAACTTCTTAAAAGGTTTGCCACAACGAGAAGACGTCACCCGTTGGAAGGGCAATTGAGCTTGAAAGAAGCTATTTCAAAAGAAAAAGAATTGCTCGGAGATATGAAAGAAATGTCTGTAGTTATAGACACGACAGGTCTTGACATCCATACGCTCAGAGAAAAAATAGGATCTCTGCTGAAAGAAGAAGCACAATTTGTTATCAGAATAAGAAGTTTTGGCTTCAAGTACGGATTACCAGCCGACACTGATTTTATAATCGACACACGCTTTTTACCAAACCCATATTATGATCGCAAGCTGGCACAGTTAAATGGTACAGATCAAGAAATAGTAAACTTTTTTTCCAAATATCCCATAGTTGAGGACTTTATACAGTACACTTACAAGCTTTTACATATTGCTGCCACAAGATACAAAAGTGAAGGCAGGCCATTCATGACAGTTTCAATAGGCTGCACCGGTGGAAGACACAGATCAGTTTATGTTGCCGAAAAACTCTCAAAAATACTTAAAGATAGATTTTATGTCTACGTTGAACACAGGGATGTGAATAAATGA